In Glycine soja cultivar W05 chromosome 10, ASM419377v2, whole genome shotgun sequence, the genomic stretch cattaattaataaactaacAAGACCAGAGAGCAAAATCAATATAACCAGTTCAGGCAATAATTGAAAGACAACAACCAACTAGATAGAAATTGAATATAGACGATCAGGAGAATACATTTTTAATGAttgcaatattttaaaatgaatttacaaccTTGTTAAGGATTTATAGTTTCAGGTTCATAATATGtcattgaatgattatatatattaatcttttttaCTACATAGCATGCTCAGCTATGCCaaatcctatactactagaaatGTACCATGCCACCCTTGTTGTGTGCATATGCTTCCAAGCTGCCAGCCCTAGCATATCAGTATTATAATATTACAGCAATGAACTCATTAGCACAGTAAACAAGTTAAAAGATCTCCTTCTCCCCCTTCTTTTAAGCAAGcacaaaaaacaaatcaaataataataaaacagtgTAGATTCCTGTCATTCCAGAATTTATACCATCATTCAAAGTTTCAAGCGTTTGGTATACTACCATTGTTATAATTGTTATCAGTTGTAAGATGGCACTGCACTATAATTGCATGGAGACTACAAAAAAGCAAAGCAATATGATGAGTTATAGTATGGTTTGCATAATTACCTGCTGAGCAAACTTACTTACATTCATTACCATTCTCACATCTGAATTCCATTGAGAGCCATGCAGAAACGACAGCATAGAACATAGATACATAGCTCCTATGAGAATAAATCTACCATTGAGGCATCATCTGTAGCAGTATGAACAATTAAGCATTCTCAAGACTGAACTCTCCCCACCCACTACTGCTTCTTATATACTTATCAACAATGCCAAATTCCTGATTTTGAGCAACCCGTCGGGCATAGTTCTCAGTTGAAATTGGGCCTTTCTTCAACCTACGGTAATAAACAACATGCCAAGGCCACAACCGAGCACAACCAAATACGGCATCAATTGTTAAATTGTTTTCATCATCTTTCGGAAGTTCCAAGCCATAGGTATTAAGAACCATGCGGATCTCCTCTGTGGATACAATGGTTGAAAGGTTAGAATGGAGATTAACATTAGTTTCAGAAGCAGGCTTCTCAATTTCTGTTGAAATATTATCCAACATCATTGCTCCAGAATGCTCAAGACCCTTTGTCTCTTTTTCTACTGTTGGAGATAAATTCCCAACAAGTGGTTCATTTAAATCTGTTACTCTGCCAGatgattttaagaaaaaatgattttcatgATTGTCCTCCTGTACAAATTGGCCCTTTTCCACATCATCCACCACTGTGGTATACACTGCAGCTTTTCCATTTACAGCAATACCTGTATCCTTGGATTGAAGATTCTCCAATTCCATTTTACTGCCAATTTGTTGCCCCTGTGCGACCAAATGCTCCACAGATTCAAGAGCAGTACCATTGATGGATGAGCCTTTTGAATTCAACTGTATTTTATTTGGAGATGATGATAAAGTCTGATTGAGTGATACACACAGAGGCATAGAGGAGCTTAATCTCCTAGAATTCAAACGTTTACCTTTACAATACTGagattttgatgatgaagaATATGATCTAGAAGACACTGATCTTGATCTAGAATGGGAACTAGACCTATGCAATGACTTGGAAGATTGAGAATTTGAATGAAAGCGAGATGCAGAGTAATCAGATAGCAAAGAGGATGAGACTGACTGCTTGGATATCTTTGCCTTAGATTGTTTAGGCAATTCTATTTCATTTCTGCTTCGCTTCTTTCCTCCATATTCCTTTTTATTATGCTTATCAGTTTCCCTTGTTACAGGGGATGATTCGTTTCTCCGTGGTGCATGGTGATGTCGTGAACCAGACAACCTCCTCCCATCTATCTGGTGCCTCATTGACAAAGCCTCCACACTTGACTGCAGCCTTGCCAAGGAATCAGATTCAAATTTATTCTCATCTTCACTTTTATGCTTCTtgtctattttattattctgcTGAACAATTTTGCTGTTATATTTCCTCTGTGAAGTATGTTCTTTTGGACAATTTCGCATTTTATGACCAGCATCACCACatctaaaacaattttgctGGAATTTTGAGCCATTTGAACAATTTGAGGTATCCTCGCCAAGTGCTCTGCTAACATTCTCTTGGGAATGGGCTGCAGGAGAACCACCAGAGTAACCAACATGATAATCTTCATTGTCATGCTTCCTATCAGGGCACTGGTAAGGTTCATAACGATCAAATTCTATACCACTTCCATTCCCATTGTCAACCAATGGGTCATGAACTGGCTCACCCCATCCACCATTTTCCTCCTTGTTAGGAACAACTCCACCGCCTTCATTGGGAAAGTCTCCCtcataattctttttttccccAACATAATCTTTAAAATCATCACGACAATATCCCCTCTCCTCACCGGCCATTTCCACGGATTTTCCCCTTCCCATCTTCTGATTTGACCTCCCGTTGGTGCCCATTCTCCTTCTTGCATACCCAACTCTTTCAGCATTCCTCGCATGTCCCAactcatatgcatttcttctgACACCACTAGGAATTCTAGAAAAATGCGAACTAGGCTGTTTACTGGACCACGTTAGTGTCAGCGATTCACCACATATATTTCTACCTTTCAGTGCTCTCAGAGCCTTTTCAGCATCGAGAGGGAAATCAAATACTACAAAGCCATAGCCATTTCTTTTCAGCTGAACATTACAATGTCCAAATCGACGGAAAACACGCTCAAGATCATCTCTTCGAGAATGTTCTGACAGATTACCAATATAAAGTGACATCTGCAACATTACAAATTCAGAGACTACAttaacacaaaataaatatcCTAATCTCCACATACTGAGTACTgacaaaaacaagaagaaacGTTGAAACATGAATTTCATCGAACCCCGTAAAATGCAAAGTAAATTCCATAATCTCCAcaaaagagaacaagagaacaTGTTCACACTTTATAATAACAAAAGGAAGAATAAACGTTGGAACAGAAATTTCATCGAACTTGTAAACTGCAAAGTAAATTCATAATCTCCGCAGCAAAAAAGAACAAGAGAACGTATTCACACTTTACAAAATATTAGAATGTGGATTTGGGCCTAATTTAATCCTACAATACCGCATGTATAATCTACCTTGGCACTATCTCTAGCCTAACCGATGTGGGTCtcacttgggtatttcccaataaacaagaacaaaaattgGAACAGGAATTTCATCGAACAAGTAGAATGCAAGAATAAAGAGAGAAACGAGAAACCCTAACTAAAAAgcataaagaagataaaaaaagtgTTTCATGCGGTGATTAACAGCGTGAAGTGAAAGCGAACCTTCTATAAGCGCTAGCTAGAGTGCACGCACTTCGAACTCTGCTCCGTTCCTCTCTGAAGCTCCCGAAGAAGAGTCCACGGGATCGAAACGGTGCGTAGCGAGTGGTGATTTTGAATCGTGAGAATCTGAAAAGTGCGAAGGAACTCTGCAATGGTATTATTGTAACCAAGAAAATGGAAAGGAGAGGAAGCACTTATGACATGGCATCAGTAACAGGGTTGTGTTTTGAGCCGTGTGTAGAGGGTGGAGTGGAATAGCATTGCATTTGATCAAGTGGCACGCACGCATTTGCTGCTTCAAGCGTGTCAATATTGATGCTACTACCAAAACAA encodes the following:
- the LOC114371926 gene encoding serine-arginine protein 55-like produces the protein MSLYIGNLSEHSRRDDLERVFRRFGHCNVQLKRNGYGFVVFDFPLDAEKALRALKGRNICGESLTLTWSSKQPSSHFSRIPSGVRRNAYELGHARNAERVGYARRRMGTNGRSNQKMGRGKSVEMAGEERGYCRDDFKDYVGEKKNYEGDFPNEGGGVVPNKEENGGWGEPVHDPLVDNGNGSGIEFDRYEPYQCPDRKHDNEDYHVGYSGGSPAAHSQENVSRALGEDTSNCSNGSKFQQNCFRCGDAGHKMRNCPKEHTSQRKYNSKIVQQNNKIDKKHKSEDENKFESDSLARLQSSVEALSMRHQIDGRRLSGSRHHHAPRRNESSPVTRETDKHNKKEYGGKKRSRNEIELPKQSKAKISKQSVSSSLLSDYSASRFHSNSQSSKSLHRSSSHSRSRSVSSRSYSSSSKSQYCKGKRLNSRRLSSSMPLCVSLNQTLSSSPNKIQLNSKGSSINGTALESVEHLVAQGQQIGSKMELENLQSKDTGIAVNGKAAVYTTVVDDVEKGQFVQEDNHENHFFLKSSGRVTDLNEPLVGNLSPTVEKETKGLEHSGAMMLDNISTEIEKPASETNVNLHSNLSTIVSTEEIRMVLNTYGLELPKDDENNLTIDAVFGCARLWPWHVVYYRRLKKGPISTENYARRVAQNQEFGIVDKYIRSSSGWGEFSLENA